Proteins encoded together in one Mycolicibacter minnesotensis window:
- the sepX gene encoding divisome protein SepX/GlpR yields MPSIPQSLLWISLVVLWLFVLVPMLVSKRDAVRRTSDVALATRVLTSGSSARLLKRGGPAAGHRSDPDWRHSADDLDDIDEVDEAEGEHAEGGSRVFVAAAAVFVATTEAQVGEQAELDYLDVDVVAEDSGELLLSDAGLAAEAQAAQARARALAQAQAHAAAEAEALAAQEAAMAAEALAAKAEPEPASDEDEYEAAGEEPLAETETETETEADGETEAEAYEYEYVEDSSGLEPEAESSRSRVSGVSARGRRPRADTAAVVSARKYEFRKRVLMSLAVVLVLSTLTAFTVAPSAWWICAGAAGATVLYLGYLRRQTRIEQQVRARRARRTERPRTQRPSAHSDAFEVVPSRLRRPGVAVLEIDDEDPEFEHLEYTSSAGRYGWRDNLARAAGQ; encoded by the coding sequence ATGCCCAGCATCCCCCAATCTTTGCTCTGGATCTCCCTGGTCGTCCTCTGGCTGTTCGTTCTGGTGCCGATGCTGGTCAGCAAGCGTGACGCAGTGCGGCGGACCAGCGACGTGGCGTTGGCGACCCGGGTGTTGACCAGTGGGTCCAGCGCCCGCCTGCTCAAGCGCGGCGGCCCGGCCGCCGGTCACCGCAGCGACCCCGACTGGCGCCACAGTGCCGACGACCTCGACGACATCGATGAGGTCGACGAAGCCGAGGGCGAGCACGCCGAGGGCGGCTCGCGGGTGTTCGTCGCCGCCGCCGCGGTGTTCGTCGCCACCACCGAAGCGCAGGTGGGTGAGCAGGCCGAGCTTGACTACCTCGACGTCGACGTCGTCGCCGAGGACTCCGGCGAGCTGCTGTTGTCGGACGCCGGGCTGGCTGCCGAGGCTCAGGCGGCCCAGGCCCGAGCGCGAGCTTTGGCTCAAGCGCAGGCGCATGCCGCTGCCGAGGCGGAAGCACTCGCCGCGCAGGAGGCCGCCATGGCGGCCGAGGCTTTGGCGGCCAAGGCGGAGCCCGAACCGGCGTCGGACGAGGACGAGTACGAGGCTGCCGGTGAGGAACCACTTGCCGAAACCGAAACCGAAACCGAAACCGAAGCCGACGGCGAGACCGAGGCCGAGGCCTACGAGTACGAATACGTCGAAGACAGCTCAGGCCTGGAGCCCGAGGCGGAGTCCAGCCGGTCTCGGGTCTCTGGCGTCTCGGCGCGGGGCCGACGCCCGCGTGCCGACACCGCGGCCGTGGTCAGCGCGCGCAAGTACGAGTTCCGCAAGCGGGTGCTGATGTCGCTGGCGGTGGTCCTGGTGCTCTCGACGCTCACCGCCTTTACCGTGGCGCCTTCGGCCTGGTGGATCTGTGCCGGCGCGGCCGGCGCGACGGTGCTCTACCTGGGTTATCTGCGGCGTCAGACTCGCATCGAGCAGCAGGTGCGGGCGCGCCGCGCCCGGCGGACCGAGCGGCCGCGCACGCAGCGGCCCAGTGCCCACTCCGACGCCTTCGAGGTCGTTCCCTCACGGCTGCGCCGTCCGGGCGTGGCGGTGCTGGAGATCGACGACGAGGACCCCGAATTCGAACACCTGGAGTACACCTCGAGTGCCGGCCGCTACGGCTGGCGGGACAACCTGGCGCGCGCCGCCGGTCAGTAG